The window TGCTCTACTTTAGCTATGATTCTTTGtaaatgcacatatattttaAGTACAGGTATTTACATTTGGAAGAAATATGGACACATTTTTCCTAGGTATATTAAAACCACATGTTGACTGTCACAAAAAccctctacttttttttcattaccaaaactaaagaatttcagaattttgttATATAGCAGAATGTTTTCATTTCTCATAGGAAAAACAGTTCTAACAGCGTAAACCGGATGAATGGTGTTATGTTTCCTGGAAACTCACCAAGTTACACTGACAGGTAAGTTGGTTTTAGTGACAAAAGGCACAGCATTTCCCTTCTTGGAAAGTGGATCCTATGCTTTAAAACATAGGCTTCTGATGGGAATGTACAAATAGCAAACAGAAAAAGTATTATTTCTTGACGTTTAGACTTGGAAgacaaaattttatcttttgggaatttatatgtgtgtttatctGGGGCAGAACTAATTTTCATCAGAATAATAATGATGCTTTGTTGTAGGTCTAACATAAATGGTCCTGGAACCCCCAGACCAGTAAATCGACCAAAGGTTTCTTTGTCAGCCCCCATGACAACAAATGGTTTGCCTGAGAACACAGAAGGTAAAGAGTCAAATTTACAACTAACTGAGGAGAAAAACCACAGGTTTGTATACAACTTAAATGTCTGTCTTTTCACCAAAGTTTAATCTGCCACTTGATTGTCTGCCctggggggtgtgtgtgtatgtatgtatatatatatatatgcatctatagtGTAGGATTAGGAGGAAGTAAATATTGTAATGGTGACCTATAGAGCTAAATTTTAAGGAGTTAATGTATTCATAAAGCTTAAAATATACTTGTCATTTAAAAAAGgtacttggaaaagaaaaaaaaaatctttgcaaataaGGTTTGAAATTTCTTGGGATAGACTTTTTCCTGACATTATATAAAGGAAATAGAACATGCTTTTGTCTCATCCAGAGAAAGACAGCGTTAAAAAAGGTAAGGAATAGACAGAGGAGTTTCACATGGTAAATGGCACCGGTATAGGGGGAAAGAAGCTGATTTAAAGTGGAACCTGTTAGCACTGAGGTGTTGATTTCCTAAATTCCTCTACTATCAGACATACGAAGTTGCAGCAGTATATTAGAAAAGGCTATATCTTAAATATGAGAATGTGGTGGAGATGGCAAATATTTTTTGGCCTAATAATAaggcttttataaaatttttacagTGATTCATCGACATCTGATTCAGAAGGTACCCAAGCGAGTCCTGTAAAAAATAAACACTCTGATGAAGACTCTGTGGAAGCTGAGGGACATGAGGTAAAAAGACTCAAATTTGACACAGAAGGTGAAGACACAACCAACCAGAATTCCCCTGGTGAGATGTCTTCAGCTGTGGTAGAAGAAACAGGAACGCCATCTGCATCTCAGGATAAAGACAGAGGAAACAGCTCTGCCAGACAGCGTTGtacagaagaggaagaggaggaggaagaagaagaggaggaggaggaagaagaggaaggtaCTTAGAAATAATTTGGATTTATGTACCATTGTTTTAATGTTGGTTGCTGGAGGTGTTTCTTGATTAAAGGTTGGATATGGTTTAAATTGTTGGATAGAGGAATATAACTTTAATTGGAGCTGACAATTTAATTGTTGcaacttttgattatttttagaaTCTTTTGTAACCTCACAAGAAATTCCTCCagaaagaaaagatcaggaaAAAGAGACTGATGAGGCCTTAACTGTGAGTGAAGAGACTTCTGAGGAGAGTAATCAAATGGAGGAATCTGTCCTCTCTCAGGAAGACCTTAAAGATTTGCATTCTGAAGACAGTGAAAACACAAGACCTGTAAGTAGTGGTGCTGATTGCAGTGAAACGGAAGAGTTAGGAACCTATGCCAGTGAAACTCGAGAAATTCCATCCGAATCCCCAATGGAAAACAGTGATGAGGCCACAGACGTTGCGGAAGAACCCATGGAGCAAGACTAACTATGAAACCCACTTAGATGCAGTATTTTACATAAGGCCCTGATTTTCCACTGTATAAAACTTTTATGTAATAAAGTGGACCTTTAGTTTTACAAGAGAAGCAGGTTGTAAAATATGATTCTTCATGGAATAAATCCTGAAAGAGTTTTACACGTAAGAACTGTGAATATCGACTCCTTCAGGTCCTGCTTACCGCTGACTTTTTGGTCTGGTCAAATCAGTGGTAtgtgtatagatttttttttaatttagaataaaagtttttaaactgGAAGGTAATTATAATTTTGACAAACTTTTTGGAGATTACCACATTTAGTTTATACATATGCAAGAAAGCTTTTTGTCTTGTCTATTTCTGACAGCTCTAGCAGTTTTCATATTTTGGTCATAGTTTCAACATTTTAACATGTGAATTATAGGGTTTCATGCTGGTTTCCAGATTTTATTGTTTGACTATGTACAATGGAACCTTAAgtcataaatacatataaatatatatatactattctaagggggaaaatgttctatttttctgtttctataagAGATGAATACAGTGAATACTTTTTCTATTGGAAATAATTGAATTCACCTCTTTCAGAAAGAAATTTCTTTCACTTCtgaataattcaaataaaatctGGCCCCTATGAAACCCTGGAAATCTTTAACATTGTTGAAAAATACCAGGTTAAACACATTCCAAGAAATCTGTTCAAACTACAACCCTTTTGTATACTTCTGAGGTGCCTGACTAAAAGGActtcatttatttatgagaaaaatttACTTTATGTTAAGAACAGTCTTCAACCATTAGCTTAATATTTTTTAGGGTGAATGCTTATGAAGCTGATGTGAGAACATCTCAGAAGAACTGGGCAGGTTACTTGACCTTCTGCTTGCTTCTATGAACATTGTGAATATTacacatttctttctaaattatttgAAAGTATGCAAATGGATTTGGTATGATACACCACTGTACTGGAGGAATTAATATATTACCTAGTTATGTACCTGAGCTAAATGATTGAAAGTTCTAGGGGTGCATAGAAACCAACATAATTTGTATGACATTTTGaagtgaattaaatatttttgaacatgctAGTCCGACAGCCAGTGTTATATTTTTCAGATCAGCGCAAAGCACAACTACTGCTCAACTCAATGTTTTCAGATTCCCATAAAGTCACGCAAGCTGCAACTTCCCAGTCAAAATTACTGGCTGCCAAATTTATacctgtttcttcaactgtacCTTTTtgatatttagaatttttaaatttctgtaaaGTAGATTTTGTAGATTGTAATGTGTTCACTGCCTTTGTGAAGCggtatataattgtataatttctGTGTGTAAACTGAATGCTTGGGCTTTCAATACAGTATtcatataaagcaataaatattaatgttataaaatattcgAGTACATTTTTATCAAAACAAAAGGATACGTTTTTTAGTTTTAGATGCCTGAAATACacaaatggatgaaaaagttGACGCAATTTCTGATACCGTATCATATGCTTTACGAATGATTTGGGGAAAAACACAGGTTGTGGATTTTGtctgtttaaattttctttaccAAAACACCAGAATAATTTGGCTCAGTTTCTATATTTGTAGAGTACTTATTACTGACTGTCTTGTCTGTCAGGTTCACAGCAGCCAGAGGATATATTTAAGAATGTTTgatagttaaaaaataaacaaacaaacaaaaaaaacacaacacGGCACGTTGATTAGTGTCtcccagagagaaaagaaaatcaaacattgtaaatttttttttattttttcaaaattgctAACTGCAGATgtgtttaataaaaaataaacgtTCAAAATGTTGAAATGAAGCAAGGTTAAATATGACATTCATTCAtagtaaaattttacttttttgttaagGGATATTTTGCCAATGAGaacaaattttaaacattttaagtttAGAAATTTTGGAATTTCCTTTAGGATTTTTTGTGAAATACTGTCAATAAACCTATTCTTTAAGCACCTATGaccttttgatatttttattttaatagttgtAGTGCCATGGACTATTTGTTAATATAATGATTATAATCAATTTACTTTTgtcaattttaagttttaaaatttagcaaCGTGGTTTTGTGGTCTGTGAACTTGTAAACTTGCAATTGCTGTTGTTGCAAGGGTAAAT of the Sarcophilus harrisii chromosome 1, mSarHar1.11, whole genome shotgun sequence genome contains:
- the PPP4R2 gene encoding serine/threonine-protein phosphatase 4 regulatory subunit 2; this translates as MDMERLQEALKDFEKRGKKEVCPVLDQFLCHVAKTGETMIQWSQFKGYFIFKLEKVMDDFRTSAPEPRGPPNPNVEYIPFDEMKERILKIVTGFNGIPFTIQRLCELLTDPRRNYTGTDKFLRGVEKNVMVVSCVYPSSEKNSSNSVNRMNGVMFPGNSPSYTDRSNINGPGTPRPVNRPKVSLSAPMTTNGLPENTEGKESNLQLTEEKNHSDSSTSDSEGTQASPVKNKHSDEDSVEAEGHEVKRLKFDTEGEDTTNQNSPGEMSSAVVEETGTPSASQDKDRGNSSARQRCTEEEEEEEEEEEEEEEEEESFVTSQEIPPERKDQEKETDEALTVSEETSEESNQMEESVLSQEDLKDLHSEDSENTRPVSSGADCSETEELGTYASETREIPSESPMENSDEATDVAEEPMEQD